The proteins below are encoded in one region of Triticum aestivum cultivar Chinese Spring chromosome 1B, IWGSC CS RefSeq v2.1, whole genome shotgun sequence:
- the LOC123114351 gene encoding cellulose synthase-like protein D4, with translation MNALVDTTGVDIRLPMLVYVSREKRPGYNHNKKAGAMNALVRTSAIMSNGPFILNLDCDHYVHNSAALREGMCYMLDCRGDRVCYVQFPQRFEGIDPNDRYANHNLVFFDVAMRAMDGLQGPMYVGGCIFRRIALYGFSPPRATKHHGWLGRKIKLFLRKPTMGKKTDRELVMAILQK, from the coding sequence ATGAACGCGCTGGTCGACACGACGGGCGTGGACATCCGGCTGCCGATGCTGGTGTACGTTTCGCGCGAGAAGAGGCCCGGGTACAACCACAACAAGAAGGCCGGCGCCATGAACGCGCTGGTCAGGACGAGTGCCATCATGTCGAACGGGCCCTTCATCCTCAACCTGGACTGCGACCACTACGTGCACAACTCGGCGGCGCTCCGCGAAGGGATGTGCTACATGCTCGACTGCCGCGGCGACCGCGTCTGCTACGTGCAGTTCCCGCAGCGGTTCGAGGGCATCGACCCCAACGACCGGTACGCCAACCACAACCTCGTCTTCTTCGATGTCGCCATGCGCGCCATGGACGGGCTGCAGGGCCCCATGTACGTCGGAGGCTGCATCTTCCGCCGCATCGCTCTGTATGGGTTCAGCCCACCGCGCGCCACCAAGCACCACGGCTGGCTCGGCAGGAAGATCAAGCTGTTCCTGAGGAAGCCCACCATGGGGAAGAAGACGGACAGGGAGCTGGTCATGGCGATTTTGCAAAAATAA
- the LOC123114358 gene encoding cellulose synthase-like protein D4: MSCKMRGCDMLALAATRPMICEECYMDCVAASGNCPGCKEAYSAGSDTDDSVDEDDDDAISSSEERDQMPMTSMSKRFSMVHSIKMPMSSSNDKPADFDHARWLFETKGTYSYGNALWPENEHGGGGNNAGATFGFVGIEEPPNFGARCCRPPTRKTSVSQAILSPYRYQFLV; the protein is encoded by the coding sequence ATGTCCTGCAAGATGCGCGGCTGTGACATGCTGGCGTTGGCCGCCACCCGCCCTATGATCTGCGAGGAGTGCTACATGGACTGCGTCGCCGCCTCCGGCAACTGCCCAGGCTGCAAGGAGGCCTACTCTGCCGGCAGCGACACCGACGACTCCgtcgacgaggacgacgacgacgccaTCTCCTCGTCGGAGGAGAGGGACCAGATGCCCATGACATCCATGTCCAAGCGCTTCTCCATGGTGCACTCCATCAAGATGCCTATGTCCAGCAGCAACGACAAGCCGGCCGACTTCGACCACGCCCGGTGGCTCTTCGAGACCAAGGGCACCTACAGCTACGGCAACGCTCTATGGCCCGAGAacgagcacggcggcggcggcaacaacGCTGGGGCCACCTTCGGATTCGTCGGCATCGAGGAGCCGCCCAACTTCGGTGCCCGCTGCTGCCGGCCCCCGACGAGGAAGACCAGCGTCTCTCAGGCCATACTCAGCCCATACAGGTACCAATTCCTCGTGTAA